A region of Pempheris klunzingeri isolate RE-2024b chromosome 15, fPemKlu1.hap1, whole genome shotgun sequence DNA encodes the following proteins:
- the LOC139214290 gene encoding 5-beta-cholestane-3-alpha,7-alpha-diol 12-alpha-hydroxylase-like has protein sequence MGLLLPILLAFLAAVIGALYLLGLFRQRRPGEPPLDRGLVPWLGHVLEFRRNTLMFLEKMKQKHGNVFTIQLAGHYITFVQDPLSFGAIVKASREKLDFKKFASELVRRVFGYVSIKEDHFILQTSSNKYLKGDGLQVMTQALMTNLQNLMLHNIGSAAEERTWIEDGLFIYCYNIVFRAGYLSLYGNEPLKSDGSEEKAKEKDRADSEALFYEFRKYDQLFPNLAYGVLPPRKRLEAERLLANFWKALSVLKIRTKDNVSGWVFDMQQAKENVGMKDFMISRYMFVLLWASQGNTGPSSFWLLLYLMKHPEAMTAVRKEVDMVVKKSGQEVKRGGSLIDLSYEMLMKTPILDSAVEETLRLTAAPLLTRAVAQDMTLKMADGQEYFVRKGDRVAVFPYSAIQIDPEIHPDPYSFKYDRFLNPDGSKKTDFYKAGQKVKYFTMPWGAGVSMCPGRFFAINELKQFVFLMLLYFEFELQNPDEEIPEIDFRRWGFGTMQPKSDIQFRYRLRY, from the coding sequence ATGGGACTGCTACTGCCAATCCTTCTTGCCTTTCTTGCCGCTGTCATAGGAGCACTCTACCTACTTGGACTGTTTCGACAGCGGAGGCCAGGAGAACCCCCCTTGGATAGAGGGCTTGTCCCTTGGTTGGGTCATGTCTTAGAGTTTCGCAGGAACACCTTGATGTTTCTGGAAAAGATGAAGCAAAAGCATGGCAATGTGTTCACAATACAGCTGGCAGGTCATTATATTACATTCGTACAAGACCCTCTGTCATTTGGGGCAATTGTTAAAGCAAGTCGAGAAAAACTAGACTTCAAGAAGTTTGCTTCTGAACTTGTGCGCAGAGTGTTTGGCTATGTTTCTATAAAGGAAGATCACTTCATTCTCCAGACATCCAGCAACAAGTACTTGAAAGGAGATGGTCTACAGGTAATGACACAAGCCTTGATGACTAACTTGCAGAACCTGATGTTGCATAACATTGGAtcagctgcagaggaaaggACCTGGATAGAAGATGGACTGTTTATTTACTGCTACAATATTGTTTTTAGGGCTGGCTACTTATCCCTGTATGGTAATGAACCACTCAAGTCAGACGGAAGTGAGGAGAAagccaaagaaaaagacagagctgATTCAGAAGCTTTATTCTATGAGTTTCGTAAATATGACCAACTCTTCCCCAACCTGGCTTATGGGGTCCTGCCACCAAGAAAAAGGCTGGAAGCAGAGAGGCTATTGGCAAATTTCTGGAAAGCTCTGTCAGTACTGAAGATTAGGACCAAGGACAACGTCAGTGGCTGGGTGTTCGACATGCAGCAGGCCAAAGAGAACGTGGGTATGAAGGACTTCATGATAAGCAGGTACATGTTTGTGCTTCTTTGGGCCTCTCAAGGCAACACAGGGCCTTCTTCATTCTGGCTGCTCCTTTACCTTATGAAACACCCAGAAGCCATGACAGCAGTGAGGAAAGAGGTAGACATGGTTGTGAAGAAATCTGGGCAGGAGGTCAAACGTGGCGGCTCTTTAATCGACCTAAGCTATGAAATGCTGATGAAAACACCAATCCTGGACAGTGCTGTAGAAGAGACCCTCCGCCTCACTGCTGCTCCACTCCTCACCAGAGCAGTGGCCCAGGATATGACTCTTAAGATGGCTGATGGGCAGGAATACTTTGTTCGCAAGGGCGACAGAGTTGCAGTCTTTCCTTACAGTGCTATTCAGATTGACCCAGAGATCCACCCTGACCCATATTCATTCAAATATGACCGCTTTCTGAATCCAGATGGGAGCAAGAAAACTGATTTTTACAAAGCGGGGCAAAAAGTTAAGTATTTCACCATGCCCTGGGGTGCTGGGGTCTCCATGTGCCCTGGGCGTTTCTTTGCCATCAACGAGCTGAAGCAGTTTGTTTTCCTCATGTTGCTCTATTTTGAGTTTGAGCTGCAGAATCCTGATGAGGAGATACCTGAAATTGATTTCAGGCGGTGGGGCTTCGGAACGATGCAACCCAAAAGTGACATTCAGTTTCGATACAGACTCAGATATTAA
- the higd1a gene encoding HIG1 domain family member 1A, mitochondrial, with translation MSAYDENESKFLKKAKENPFVPVGMAGFVAIVAYRLMKMKSRGDTKMSVHLIHMRVAAQGFVVGAMTVGVLYSMYRDYFAKPSGEQKSVEPK, from the exons ATGTCTGCCTACGATGAGAATGAGTCCAAGTTCCTTAAAAAAGCAAAGGAGAATCCATTTGTCCCAGTGG GAATGGCTGGGTTCGTTGCCATTGTTGCATACagactgatgaagatgaaaagtCGGGGAGATACCAAAATGTCAGTTCACCTGATCCACATGCGTGTCGCTGCCCAGGGCTTCGTGGTCGGGGCCATGACAGTCG gCGTCCTGTATTCAATGTACAGAGACTACTTTGCAAAACCCAGTGGAGAGCAGAAATCAGTAGAACCCAAGTGA